A genomic segment from Candidatus Schekmanbacteria bacterium encodes:
- the fusA gene encoding elongation factor G has product MAQYSSSNLRNICLIGHGGDGKTSFADALLFCAGTSDRLGKTANGTSKFDFDPDEIKKGGSINAAIGFTEWKKNKINIIDTPGDANFVGDIKSSLRITDSAIVLVDAHSGVKVQTERTWNFCEELSLPRLVFVNMMDKERADFKAILEELHNVFQKSFVPLQFPIGSEASFKGVVNLFEGKAHIYKDDQSGKFDVADIPEDIASECNTIKENMLESLVELDEAIMEKYLEGGEVSEDDLKVLLKKGVANAEIVPVICGSAEKNIGITDALDVIVDYLPSPIDRGTIKAKSENGEEKEITLSEDAPFTGLVFKTIADPYSGKLSYFRVYSGKLDSDSSFYNSSKKKEERFGQIYYLQGKEHISAKSVICGDIAAFAKLKETTTGDTICGSNDNAVIFDFITFPSPMISYAVFPKSKGDEEKISNCLARLCEEDPTLRIERNTETREMLISGMGNAHVELAIERLKRKFNLDVDLSKPKVPYRETIKGKAKTQGKYKRQSGGRGQYGDCWIEIEPLKRGEGFQFIDKIVGGVIPKNYIPSVEKGIVEAMQSGELAGYPVVDVKVTLYDGSYHEVDSSDMAFKIAGSMAFKKAFMEAKPVLLEPMMDIEVIVPEDCMGDVIGDINGRRGRMKGMEPRGKNQVIRAQVPMAELLEYAPTLKSITGGRGFFTMEFATYEEVPAHLAEKIIEERKREKEEEE; this is encoded by the coding sequence ATGGCTCAATATAGTTCTTCAAATCTGAGAAATATATGTTTAATAGGACATGGTGGAGATGGGAAAACTTCTTTTGCCGATGCTCTACTTTTTTGCGCAGGAACATCTGACAGACTCGGTAAAACTGCTAATGGAACATCAAAATTTGACTTCGACCCTGATGAAATCAAAAAAGGAGGTTCAATAAACGCGGCAATAGGTTTTACAGAGTGGAAGAAGAATAAAATAAATATCATCGATACGCCAGGAGATGCAAATTTTGTAGGAGACATAAAGAGTTCTTTACGGATAACTGATTCTGCCATTGTGCTCGTGGATGCACACAGCGGCGTCAAAGTGCAAACTGAAAGAACTTGGAATTTCTGCGAAGAATTGTCTTTGCCCCGTCTTGTCTTTGTCAATATGATGGATAAGGAAAGGGCAGACTTTAAAGCTATTTTGGAAGAGCTTCATAATGTTTTTCAAAAATCTTTTGTTCCTCTTCAATTTCCAATTGGAAGCGAAGCGTCTTTCAAAGGAGTAGTCAATCTCTTCGAAGGGAAGGCGCACATCTATAAAGACGACCAAAGCGGAAAATTTGATGTTGCGGATATTCCCGAAGATATAGCTTCTGAATGCAATACGATTAAAGAAAATATGCTCGAATCCCTTGTTGAATTAGATGAAGCAATTATGGAAAAATACCTTGAAGGTGGAGAAGTATCTGAGGATGATTTGAAAGTTCTTTTGAAAAAAGGTGTTGCAAATGCAGAGATCGTACCTGTAATCTGCGGTTCTGCTGAAAAGAATATTGGAATCACAGATGCATTGGATGTTATTGTAGATTATTTGCCTTCACCAATAGACCGAGGCACCATAAAAGCAAAGAGTGAAAATGGAGAAGAAAAGGAAATAACACTGTCAGAAGATGCTCCATTCACAGGATTGGTTTTTAAAACAATAGCAGATCCCTATTCGGGAAAACTTTCATACTTTAGAGTATATTCAGGAAAACTCGATTCTGATTCATCATTTTATAATTCTTCCAAGAAGAAGGAAGAGCGGTTTGGACAGATCTATTATCTTCAAGGGAAAGAACATATTTCCGCAAAATCTGTCATATGCGGTGACATTGCGGCATTTGCAAAATTGAAAGAAACAACTACAGGCGATACGATTTGCGGTAGCAATGACAATGCTGTAATCTTCGATTTCATTACATTCCCATCGCCTATGATTTCCTATGCCGTTTTCCCGAAGAGCAAGGGAGATGAAGAGAAGATATCAAATTGCCTTGCCCGTTTGTGTGAAGAAGATCCAACATTGAGGATTGAGAGAAATACTGAAACACGAGAGATGCTCATTTCAGGAATGGGAAACGCTCATGTTGAACTCGCTATAGAAAGGTTAAAAAGGAAATTCAATTTAGATGTTGATTTAAGCAAACCTAAAGTGCCTTACAGAGAGACTATAAAAGGCAAGGCAAAGACTCAAGGCAAGTACAAGAGGCAGTCAGGCGGCAGAGGCCAGTATGGAGATTGTTGGATTGAAATAGAACCTTTGAAAAGAGGGGAGGGGTTTCAGTTCATTGATAAAATCGTAGGCGGAGTTATTCCAAAGAATTATATTCCTTCAGTAGAAAAAGGTATAGTTGAAGCAATGCAGTCAGGTGAGTTGGCAGGATATCCAGTTGTTGATGTTAAGGTAACGCTCTATGATGGTTCATATCATGAAGTCGATTCATCGGATATGGCTTTCAAGATAGCCGGTTCGATGGCTTTCAAAAAAGCATTTATGGAAGCAAAACCGGTTCTTCTTGAACCAATGATGGATATAGAAGTGATTGTGCCTGAAGATTGTATGGGTGATGTTATAGGTGACATCAACGGAAGAAGAGGAAGAATGAAAGGAATGGAACCAAGGGGTAAGAATCAAGTAATTAGAGCGCAGGTACCAATGGCTGAACTTCTTGAATATGCACCAACATTGAAATCGATAACCGGCGGTAGAGGATTCTTTACTATGGAATTTGCCACCTATGAAGAGGTCCCTGCTCATCTTGCGGAAAAGATAATAGAAGAAAGAAAAAGAGAAAAAGAGGAAGAAGAATAA